A single genomic interval of Prochlorococcus marinus XMU1406 harbors:
- the leuS gene encoding leucine--tRNA ligase: MISPDKQYEADTNLYNPSEIEKKWQSIWTENNLYKTDELTENSDKFYALSMFPYPSGNLHMGHVRNYVITDLIARFQRFKGKTVLHPMGWDAFGLPAENAAIERGISPSVWTKKNISHMKSQLKLLGLSVDWDREFATCDENYYIWTQYLFLELYKSGLVYQKESEVNWDPIDNTVLANEQVDSEGKSWRSGAVVEKKLLKQWFLRITNYADELLKDLEKLDNWPERVKIMQDNWIGKSIGANINFNINTNPEKKITVFTTRPDTLFGVTYLAISVNHSLIKKITDQETIQDIENLKQYLKNNKNNELEKIGIKTSLIAINPVNSEPIPIWVASYVLDEYGTGAVMGVPAHDLRDFEFAKKNNIDIKQVIVKDKSEQNNELDNAYVENGYLINSNQYNGIANTIAKLKIAEEGVNNGWAENKIQYRLRDWLISRQRYWGCPIPIVNCKKCGAVPLNQSDLPVSLPKDIEISANKINALGDNNNWINTTCPKCGIAARKETDTMDTFMCSSWYFLRYPSSKCSTKPFEKNEINKWLPVDQYVGGVEHAILHLLYARFFTKALRDNELFDIDEPFEKLLTQGMVQAAAYKNNKTGKYVSPSDITDLSNPTDPIDNSKLEVLFEKMSKSKYNGIDPESVINKYGADTARMFILFKAPPEKDLEWGDTDVEGQFRFLSRIWKLYINSAKDINSKSNSYPDKEKSLIKSMNIAIKEISNDILNNQFNTAISELMKFYNSLSNSINDINNNLKIDALKTFCILLAPFAPHIAEEIWHLIGFKKSIHLEHWPSFNAEALKEDSYELVIQVNGKVRDKVNINNDMSEDQIKELTLKRPNILKWTQDKEIRKIIIVKGKIMNIVV, encoded by the coding sequence GTGATTTCTCCCGATAAACAATATGAGGCTGATACCAATTTATATAATCCATCTGAAATAGAAAAAAAATGGCAGTCAATATGGACAGAAAACAATTTATACAAAACCGATGAATTAACTGAGAATAGCGATAAGTTTTATGCCTTATCAATGTTTCCCTACCCTTCAGGTAATCTTCATATGGGACATGTTAGGAATTATGTTATTACAGACTTAATAGCTCGATTCCAAAGGTTTAAGGGTAAAACTGTCTTACATCCAATGGGTTGGGACGCTTTTGGTTTGCCTGCTGAAAATGCTGCGATTGAAAGAGGAATTAGTCCAAGTGTCTGGACTAAAAAAAATATTTCTCACATGAAGTCACAATTAAAGCTTTTGGGACTATCAGTTGATTGGGATAGGGAATTTGCAACATGTGATGAAAATTATTATATTTGGACTCAATATCTATTTTTAGAGTTATACAAGTCAGGTCTTGTATATCAAAAGGAATCAGAAGTTAATTGGGATCCTATAGATAATACAGTCCTAGCGAATGAACAAGTTGACTCAGAGGGTAAATCTTGGAGATCTGGGGCAGTAGTTGAAAAAAAATTATTAAAGCAATGGTTTTTAAGAATTACTAATTATGCGGATGAGTTATTGAAGGATTTAGAAAAATTAGATAACTGGCCAGAAAGAGTAAAAATAATGCAAGATAATTGGATTGGAAAGTCAATTGGTGCAAATATTAATTTCAATATCAATACCAATCCAGAAAAGAAAATAACTGTATTTACAACAAGGCCAGATACTTTATTTGGAGTTACTTATTTAGCAATTTCTGTAAATCATTCATTAATTAAAAAAATTACTGATCAAGAAACCATACAAGATATAGAAAATCTTAAACAATATTTGAAAAATAATAAAAATAATGAACTTGAAAAAATTGGAATAAAAACTAGCTTAATAGCAATAAATCCAGTTAATTCGGAACCTATACCTATTTGGGTTGCAAGTTATGTCCTCGATGAATACGGTACCGGCGCTGTTATGGGTGTACCTGCTCATGATTTAAGGGATTTTGAGTTTGCTAAGAAAAACAATATAGATATTAAACAGGTAATAGTAAAGGATAAAAGTGAACAAAATAATGAGCTTGATAATGCTTATGTAGAAAATGGATATCTAATTAATTCTAATCAATACAATGGTATAGCAAATACTATTGCTAAATTAAAAATTGCAGAGGAGGGAGTAAATAATGGATGGGCCGAAAATAAAATTCAATATCGTTTAAGAGATTGGTTAATTTCTAGACAAAGATATTGGGGATGTCCGATACCCATCGTTAATTGCAAAAAATGTGGAGCTGTTCCTTTAAACCAATCGGATTTGCCTGTTTCATTACCAAAAGATATAGAAATCTCCGCTAACAAAATTAATGCTTTAGGTGATAATAATAATTGGATAAATACAACATGTCCAAAATGTGGAATAGCGGCAAGAAAAGAAACTGACACTATGGACACTTTCATGTGTTCATCTTGGTATTTTTTAAGGTACCCATCTTCAAAATGTTCAACTAAGCCATTTGAAAAGAATGAAATTAATAAGTGGTTACCTGTAGATCAATATGTTGGAGGAGTAGAGCATGCAATATTGCATTTGTTATATGCAAGATTTTTCACTAAAGCTTTGCGAGATAATGAACTATTTGATATTGATGAACCTTTTGAAAAACTATTAACGCAAGGAATGGTTCAGGCCGCAGCCTATAAAAACAATAAAACTGGTAAATATGTTTCTCCTTCCGACATTACTGACTTATCAAATCCTACAGATCCAATTGACAATTCTAAACTCGAAGTTCTTTTCGAGAAGATGTCTAAGTCTAAATATAATGGAATAGACCCTGAATCAGTAATTAATAAATATGGAGCAGATACAGCAAGAATGTTTATATTATTTAAAGCACCACCAGAAAAAGATTTGGAATGGGGAGATACAGATGTTGAAGGACAATTTAGATTTTTAAGTAGGATTTGGAAGCTTTATATAAATTCTGCAAAAGATATAAATAGTAAATCTAATTCCTATCCAGATAAAGAAAAAAGTTTAATAAAGTCAATGAATATTGCTATAAAAGAAATTTCAAATGACATATTAAATAACCAATTTAATACTGCGATTTCAGAACTAATGAAGTTTTATAATTCATTATCAAATTCCATTAATGACATAAACAATAATTTAAAAATTGATGCTTTAAAAACATTTTGTATTTTGTTGGCTCCATTTGCACCTCATATTGCAGAAGAAATATGGCATCTTATAGGATTTAAAAAATCTATACATTTAGAACACTGGCCTTCCTTTAATGCCGAAGCACTAAAGGAAGATTCATATGAACTAGTAATACAAGTGAATGGAAAAGTTAGAGACAAAGTAAATATTAATAATGATATGAGTGAAGATCAAATTAAAGAATTGACTCTTAAAAGACCTAACATATTAAAATGGACTCAAGATAAGGAAATAAGAAAAATAATTATTGTTAAAGGAAAAATAATGAATATTGTTGTTTAA
- the dapF gene encoding diaminopimelate epimerase, with amino-acid sequence MKNISFEKYQGNGNDFVIIDSRGNELYKNYKTNKIFDIKKICNRQFGVGADGVIFIEEPNEDNYAKMIIFNSDGSEAQMCGNGIRCLVEYLHVNDSMNNKNIEYKIETKAGLKIAKYINDEITVKMGVPILECQNIPTTIEKKINSIPSHEFIEKDFNNMGYAVGMGNPHLIFFVKDIESIVLSRLGPIFEKNELFPEKTNVHFCQILNRDNIKVKVWERGAGPTLACGTGACAIHVAAYKLGLCNSQTVVTLPGGNLKIDWSKDDCEVMMTGNAKKVFSGSMLVN; translated from the coding sequence ATGAAAAATATAAGTTTTGAAAAATATCAAGGTAATGGAAATGATTTCGTAATAATAGATTCTAGAGGGAATGAATTATATAAAAATTACAAGACAAATAAAATTTTTGATATAAAAAAAATTTGCAACAGGCAATTCGGTGTTGGAGCGGATGGTGTGATTTTTATAGAAGAACCTAATGAAGATAATTATGCAAAAATGATAATTTTTAATTCTGATGGTTCTGAAGCACAAATGTGTGGAAACGGAATTAGGTGTTTAGTTGAGTATCTCCACGTAAATGATTCAATGAATAATAAAAATATAGAATATAAAATTGAGACTAAAGCAGGTTTAAAAATTGCAAAATATATAAATGATGAAATTACAGTAAAAATGGGAGTTCCAATTTTAGAATGTCAAAATATTCCAACAACAATTGAAAAAAAAATAAATTCAATTCCTTCACACGAATTTATTGAGAAAGATTTTAATAATATGGGTTATGCCGTAGGAATGGGAAATCCTCATTTAATATTCTTTGTAAAAGACATAGAGTCAATTGTTCTTTCCAGACTTGGTCCTATATTTGAAAAAAATGAATTATTTCCTGAAAAAACTAATGTGCATTTTTGTCAAATTTTAAATAGAGATAATATCAAAGTAAAAGTATGGGAAAGGGGTGCAGGACCAACCTTAGCTTGTGGAACAGGCGCCTGTGCTATCCATGTGGCAGCTTATAAATTAGGCCTTTGTAATTCTCAAACCGTAGTAACCTTACCAGGAGGTAATCTTAAAATTGATTGGTCAAAAGACGATTGTGAAGTAATGATGACCGGTAATGCTAAAAAGGTTTTCTCAGGATCAATGTTAGTAAATTAA
- a CDS encoding cysteine desulfurase family protein, whose product MENNFIYLDNASTTPLSENVLNIINSTYRNYWHNPSSTYELGIKCSTYLEKIRSKIAYIFEADPEDIIFTSGSSESTNIVFNNIYEKFKNGRIVISNVEHQATTICANKLRKQNWDIYEWAVNNDGILNISNIEKFLNNDTKLVSIIWGQSEIGTIQPVQFIGSKCKELNIMFHLDGTQILSNGIFSWKDLKCDFLSLSAHKFGGPKGIGILLTKEKSRQILKNNDISLTQEFSIRQGTQALPLIAGMYESLKNIEGKIKLYDYITEFPSNNINKLKNYFFQKIKDNNHIKITGSINHRLPSHISFLLLNKLFEPIRAYKIVNFMSENKIAISSGSACSSSSGKPSSTLKNIGLKDDELYSNIRVTLGSINNKSEIDKFLDLIQICIDKF is encoded by the coding sequence ATGGAAAATAATTTTATCTATTTAGATAATGCATCCACAACTCCATTATCTGAGAATGTTTTAAATATAATTAATTCAACTTATAGGAATTATTGGCATAACCCTTCATCTACATATGAGCTAGGGATAAAATGCTCTACATACCTTGAAAAAATTAGATCTAAAATTGCTTATATATTTGAAGCAGATCCAGAGGATATAATTTTTACATCTGGTTCTTCGGAATCGACAAATATTGTATTTAATAATATTTATGAGAAATTTAAAAATGGTAGGATTGTTATTTCAAATGTTGAACATCAAGCAACAACTATTTGTGCTAATAAACTAAGAAAACAAAATTGGGATATTTACGAATGGGCGGTAAATAATGATGGAATTTTAAATATTTCTAATATCGAAAAATTTTTAAACAATGATACTAAGCTTGTATCAATTATTTGGGGACAAAGTGAAATTGGGACAATACAACCTGTCCAATTTATTGGTTCCAAATGTAAAGAATTAAATATAATGTTTCATTTAGATGGAACTCAAATATTAAGTAATGGAATATTCAGTTGGAAAGATCTTAAATGTGATTTCTTAAGTTTATCCGCTCATAAATTTGGAGGTCCAAAAGGGATCGGTATTCTTTTAACAAAAGAAAAGTCTAGACAAATTTTAAAAAATAATGACATATCACTTACTCAGGAATTTTCAATTAGACAAGGTACACAAGCTTTGCCATTAATCGCTGGAATGTATGAATCACTAAAGAATATTGAAGGAAAAATAAAATTATATGATTACATAACTGAATTTCCCTCTAATAATATTAATAAACTTAAAAATTATTTTTTTCAAAAAATTAAAGATAATAATCATATAAAGATTACGGGAAGTATTAACCATAGACTCCCCAGTCATATTTCTTTTCTACTATTAAATAAACTATTTGAGCCTATAAGGGCCTATAAGATTGTTAATTTCATGTCAGAAAATAAAATAGCCATTAGTAGTGGAAGTGCTTGTTCAAGCTCATCTGGGAAACCTAGCTCAACACTTAAAAATATTGGTTTAAAAGATGATGAACTATATTCAAATATTCGTGTTACTTTAGGTTCAATAAACAATAAGTCAGAAATAGATAAATTTTTAGACCTTATTCAAATATGTATTGACAAATTTTAA
- a CDS encoding DUF1995 family protein yields the protein METIYRLPKDLNESLKNMEDAIIPSLLDSNKRFTIEFNFEGLKFNRIGITIYKILSKNNNVFITFADQGAVALAQRDYPDIKDKIFTFKSFNESNNINNIDSAMISILPQPYDFDSFEPMSDNYQGTHYSLNPKFEDANIGIGSVIRERRKNFVKTWKNIYFLQPLNKAALMHIYPNNWLLFKEENKRYFFKKEFEIKPDNESIFVNL from the coding sequence ATGGAAACCATTTACAGACTACCTAAAGATTTAAATGAATCTCTTAAGAATATGGAGGATGCAATTATTCCAAGTTTATTAGATTCAAATAAAAGATTTACTATAGAATTTAATTTTGAAGGATTGAAGTTTAACAGAATTGGAATAACTATCTACAAGATATTGTCTAAAAATAATAATGTATTCATAACATTTGCTGATCAAGGTGCTGTGGCTTTGGCTCAAAGAGACTATCCAGATATCAAAGATAAAATCTTTACTTTTAAATCATTTAATGAATCTAATAATATAAATAATATTGATAGTGCAATGATATCGATACTACCTCAGCCATATGATTTCGATTCATTTGAACCAATGTCTGATAATTATCAAGGTACGCATTATTCATTAAATCCAAAATTTGAAGATGCAAATATTGGTATAGGAAGTGTTATTAGAGAGCGCCGTAAAAACTTTGTCAAAACATGGAAAAATATTTATTTTCTGCAGCCTTTAAATAAAGCTGCTCTTATGCATATTTATCCAAATAACTGGTTGCTTTTCAAAGAAGAAAATAAAAGATATTTTTTTAAAAAAGAATTTGAAATTAAACCCGACAATGAATCTATTTTTGTAAATTTATAG